From a single Chlorocebus sabaeus isolate Y175 chromosome X, mChlSab1.0.hap1, whole genome shotgun sequence genomic region:
- the LOC140710749 gene encoding cancer/testis antigen 47A-like, which produces MSATGDRHPAEGDQEAPVSQEGAQAEAAGAGNPEGGDSGLHSSDMVPAAEVVGVAGPMEGLREEEGEQAAGLATVPGGGSAEEDPNIGPAAEEEEEEEEEEEEEEEERNVAGNLDLAEVTRRYPAAGIRFVFLDLVHSLLRRLYRNDHILIATRHHSRLMVGPRAAAPNRRVEPSLLLVLQRLAAGAAALEGQGLGLIQEAASVPEPAVPGDLAEMAREPTEEAAEEPVEEATEEEAAEEATEEEATEEKPAEEATEEPATEKPAAEEATAPEGEERASGSKVTKSQPEKWDEEAQDAAGEEEKGQGKEKDAENKAKNSKGT; this is translated from the exons ATGTCTGCCACAGGGGACCGACACCCGGCCGAAGGGGACCAGGAGGCCCCGGTAAGCCAGGAGGGAGCGCAGGCCGAGGCGGCCGGAGCTGGTAACCCGGAGGGCGGCGACTCCGGCCTCCACAGTAGCGACATGGTGCCTGCCGCTGAGGTGGTCGGAGTCGCAGGGCCCATGGAAGGCctcagggaggaggagggtgagcaGGCGGCAGGCCTGGCCACAGTCCCCGGGGGCGGGAGCGCCGAGGAGGACCCGAACATCGGGCCGGCggcggaggaagaggaggaggaggaggaggaggaggaggaggaagaagaagagaggaacgTGGCGGGCAACCTCGACCTGGCGGAGGTCACCCGTCGCTACCCTGCGGCGGGCATTCGCTTTGTGTTCCTGGATCTGGTCCACTCCCTTCTCCGCCGCCTCTATCGCAACGACCACATCCTGATAGCGACCCGTCACCACAGCCGCCTGATGGTGGGGCCCCGCGCTGCTGCACCCAACCGCAGGGTCGAGCCCTCCCTGCTGCTGGTGCTCCAGAGGCTGGCCGCGGGGGCCGCAGCCCTGGAAGGCCAGGGCCTGGGCCTGATCCAGGAGGCCGCGTCGGTCCCAGAGCCTGCAGTGCCAGGCGACCTGGCCGAGATGGCCAGGGAGCCCACAGAGGAGGCCGCAGAGGAGCCGGTggaggaggccacagaggaggaggctgcagaggaggccacagaggaggaggccacagaggagaAGCCCGCAGAGGAGGCCACAGAGGAACCGGCCACAGAGAAACCGGCCGCAGAGGAGGCCACGGCCCCTGAGGGTGAGGAACGGGCTAGCGGCAGCA AAGTCACTAAATCTCAGCCTGAAAAGTGGGATGAAGAGGCCCAAGATGCTGCAGGCGAGGAAGagaaaggacaaggaaaagagaaggatgcGGAAAACAAGGCGAAGAACTCCAAGGGGACCTAG
- the LOC140710750 gene encoding cancer/testis antigen family 47 member B1-like: MSATGDRHPAEGDQEAPVSQEGAQAEAAGAGNPEGGDSGLHSSDMVPAAEVVGVAGPMEGLREEEGEQAAGLATVPGGGSAEEDPNIGPAAEEEEEEEEEEEEEERNVAGNLDLAEVTRRYPAAGIRFVFLDLVHSLLRRLYRNDHILIATRHHSRLMVGPRAAAPNRRVEPSLLLVLQRLAAGAAALEGQGLGLIQEAASVPEPAVPGDLAEMAREPTEEAAEEPVEEATEEEAAEEATEEEAAEEATEEEATEEKPAEEATEEPATEKPAAEEATAPEEVTKSQPEKWDEEAQDAAGEEEKGQGKEKDAENKAKNSKGT; this comes from the exons ATGTCTGCCACAGGGGACCGACACCCGGCCGAAGGGGACCAGGAGGCCCCGGTAAGCCAGGAGGGAGCGCAGGCCGAGGCGGCCGGAGCTGGTAACCCGGAGGGCGGCGACTCCGGCCTCCACAGTAGCGACATGGTGCCTGCCGCTGAGGTGGTCGGAGTCGCAGGGCCCATGGAAGGCctcagggaggaggagggtgagcaGGCGGCAGGCCTGGCCACAGTCCCCGGGGGCGGGAGCGCCGAGGAGGACCCGAACATCGGGCCGGCggcggaggaagaggaggaggaggaggaggaggaggaggaagaagagaggaacgTGGCGGGCAACCTCGACCTGGCGGAGGTCACCCGTCGCTACCCTGCGGCGGGCATTCGCTTTGTGTTCCTGGATCTGGTCCACTCCCTTCTCCGCCGCCTCTATCGCAACGACCACATCCTGATAGCGACCCGTCACCACAGCCGCCTGATGGTGGGGCCCCGCGCTGCTGCACCCAACCGCAGGGTCGAGCCCTCCCTGCTGCTGGTGCTCCAGAGGCTGGCCGCGGGGGCCGCAGCCCTGGAAGGCCAGGGCCTGGGCCTGATCCAGGAGGCCGCGTCGGTCCCAGAGCCTGCAGTGCCAGGCGACCTGGCCGAGATGGCCAGGGAGCCCACAGAGGAGGCCGCAGAGGAGCCGGTggaggaggccacagaggaggaggctgcagaggaggccacagaggaggaggctgcagaggaggccacagaggaggaggccacagaggagaAGCCCGCAGAGGAGGCCACAGAGGAACCGGCCACAGAGAAACCGGCCGCAGAGGAGGCCACGGCCCCTGAGG AAGTCACTAAATCTCAGCCTGAAAAGTGGGATGAAGAGGCCCAAGATGCTGCAGGCGAGGAAGagaaaggacaaggaaaagagaaggatgcGGAAAACAAGGCGAAGAACTCCAAGGGGACCTAG